The uncultured Desulfobulbus sp. genome window below encodes:
- the groL gene encoding chaperonin GroEL (60 kDa chaperone family; promotes refolding of misfolded polypeptides especially under stressful conditions; forms two stacked rings of heptamers to form a barrel-shaped 14mer; ends can be capped by GroES; misfolded proteins enter the barrel where they are refolded when GroES binds), producing the protein MAGKELKYGGKGREKMLAGVNALANAVKVTLGPKGRNVLIEKSFGAPVITKDGVTVAKEIELEDKFENMGAQMVKEVASKTSDVAGDGTTTATVLAQAIYTEGAKLVAAGSNPMEIKRGIDCAVAAVVAELGKIANPTKEQKEIAQVGTISANNDETIGNIIAEAMDKVGKEGVITVEEAKSMETSLDVVEGMQFDRGYLSPYFVTDPERMEVSMDEPLILINEKKISNMKDLLPVLEAVAKMGKPLFIIAEDVDGEALATLVVNKLRGTLNVAAVKAPGFGDRRKAMLEDIATLTGGQVITEDLGIKLENVTVNDLGTAKRIVVDKDNTTIIDGAGDKEALAARVKQIRAQIEDTTSDYDREKLQERLAKLIGGVAVINVGAATEVEMKEKKARVEDALNATRAAVEEGIVPGGGVAYLRCLKVLDTLELEGEQALGINIIRRALEEPVRQIAANAGREGSVIVEHVKNLEGPMGFNAGVEKYEDLIEAGVIDPAKVTRSALQNAASVSGLLLTTECMIADLPQDDAAGGGMPPGGMGGMGGMGGMGGMM; encoded by the coding sequence ATGGCTGGTAAAGAACTCAAATACGGTGGCAAAGGCCGCGAGAAGATGCTGGCGGGCGTAAACGCCCTGGCAAACGCTGTAAAAGTTACCCTCGGTCCTAAAGGTCGTAACGTCCTGATCGAGAAATCTTTCGGTGCACCTGTAATCACCAAAGACGGTGTAACCGTGGCTAAAGAGATCGAGCTGGAAGACAAGTTCGAGAACATGGGCGCACAGATGGTTAAGGAAGTTGCTTCCAAGACCTCTGATGTTGCCGGTGACGGTACCACCACCGCCACTGTTCTGGCGCAGGCTATCTACACCGAGGGAGCAAAACTGGTAGCTGCCGGTTCCAACCCCATGGAGATCAAACGCGGTATCGATTGCGCCGTAGCTGCTGTTGTTGCAGAGCTTGGTAAAATCGCCAACCCCACCAAAGAGCAGAAAGAGATCGCTCAGGTCGGTACCATCTCCGCCAACAACGACGAGACCATCGGTAACATCATTGCCGAGGCCATGGACAAAGTTGGTAAAGAGGGTGTTATCACCGTAGAGGAAGCCAAATCCATGGAGACCTCTCTGGACGTGGTTGAGGGTATGCAGTTTGATCGCGGCTACCTCTCTCCCTACTTTGTGACCGATCCGGAGCGCATGGAAGTGAGCATGGATGAGCCCCTCATCCTCATCAACGAGAAAAAGATCTCCAACATGAAAGATCTGCTTCCCGTGCTCGAGGCTGTTGCCAAGATGGGCAAACCCCTGTTCATCATCGCTGAGGATGTAGACGGCGAAGCACTGGCTACCCTGGTTGTCAACAAACTGCGTGGCACCCTGAACGTTGCTGCTGTTAAAGCTCCGGGCTTTGGCGATCGTCGTAAAGCAATGCTCGAGGATATTGCCACTCTCACCGGTGGTCAGGTTATCACCGAGGATCTGGGCATCAAGCTGGAGAACGTTACTGTAAACGATCTGGGTACCGCTAAACGCATCGTTGTCGACAAAGACAACACCACCATTATCGATGGTGCTGGCGACAAAGAGGCATTGGCTGCCCGCGTTAAGCAGATTCGCGCTCAGATCGAGGACACCACCTCTGATTACGATCGTGAGAAACTCCAAGAGCGTCTGGCCAAGTTGATCGGCGGTGTTGCAGTCATCAATGTCGGTGCTGCCACCGAAGTTGAGATGAAAGAGAAAAAAGCCCGTGTTGAGGATGCACTCAACGCTACCCGCGCTGCCGTCGAAGAGGGCATCGTTCCTGGTGGTGGTGTTGCTTACCTCCGCTGCTTGAAAGTGCTCGACACCCTCGAGCTCGAAGGTGAGCAGGCTCTGGGGATCAATATTATTCGTCGCGCTCTTGAGGAGCCTGTTCGTCAGATCGCTGCTAACGCCGGTCGCGAGGGTTCTGTTATCGTTGAGCACGTGAAAAACCTGGAAGGCCCCATGGGCTTCAACGCAGGTGTTGAGAAATACGAAGACCTGATCGAGGCTGGTGTTATCGATCCTGCCAAGGTTACCCGTTCTGCATTGCAGAATGCGGCTTCTGTTTCCGGTCTGCTTCTGACCACTGAGTGCATGATCGCAGACCTGCCGCAGGATGACGCAGCAGGTGGCGGTATGCCTCCTGGCGGAATGGGCGGCATGGGCGGCATGGGGGGAATGGGCGGCATGATGTAA
- the selD gene encoding selenide, water dikinase SelD, which yields MSKTPIKLTSTVKAAGUAAKLGPGDLGQILCGLELPQDPNLLVGTKTSDDAGVYRLNDETALIQTVDFFTPIVDDPFDFGRIAATNSLSDVYAMGGKPLLCMNILACPTKSMAPELFRRVIEGGLEKIREAGALLVGGHSIEDTELKYGLSVTGLVHPDQVLENGGAQPGDLLLLTKPLGTGILSTAIKGELTDRATETQLVELLATLNRLPMELLNNDPNLRSGVHGCTDITGFGLFGHLREMAEAAQCSMHIEAKNLPLFAGARDFADMGIIPEGAYRNRDFYRQWVRSSLPEMDSLELIGYDPQTSGGLLLALTPEVADQLLESLHQAGYVPECRVIGRVEAGNPGVIFLS from the coding sequence ATGAGCAAAACGCCGATCAAACTGACCAGTACCGTCAAAGCTGCTGGTTGAGCTGCCAAACTTGGCCCAGGGGACCTGGGGCAAATATTATGCGGACTCGAACTACCGCAGGATCCCAATCTGCTGGTTGGCACCAAAACCAGCGACGATGCGGGGGTGTACCGTCTCAACGATGAGACCGCGCTCATTCAGACTGTGGATTTTTTCACTCCCATTGTCGATGATCCCTTTGACTTTGGCCGTATTGCCGCGACCAACAGCCTCTCGGATGTCTACGCCATGGGGGGCAAACCGCTGTTGTGCATGAACATCCTGGCCTGCCCCACGAAAAGCATGGCTCCCGAGCTCTTTCGCCGAGTCATAGAGGGTGGCCTGGAAAAAATCCGTGAAGCCGGTGCCCTGCTGGTCGGCGGCCACTCCATCGAAGACACAGAGCTCAAATACGGACTTTCCGTCACCGGCCTGGTCCATCCTGATCAGGTGCTGGAAAACGGGGGCGCCCAGCCGGGTGACCTGCTTCTCTTGACCAAACCACTGGGAACCGGCATTCTCTCAACCGCCATCAAGGGTGAACTCACCGACAGGGCAACCGAGACGCAGCTTGTAGAGCTGTTGGCAACGCTCAACCGCCTTCCCATGGAACTGCTCAATAACGATCCGAACCTACGCTCAGGTGTGCATGGCTGCACCGACATTACCGGGTTTGGTCTCTTCGGCCACCTTCGTGAAATGGCGGAGGCGGCCCAGTGTAGCATGCATATTGAGGCCAAAAACCTCCCGCTCTTTGCCGGAGCCCGAGACTTTGCCGATATGGGCATCATCCCTGAAGGGGCCTATCGCAACCGCGACTTTTACCGCCAGTGGGTTCGTTCTTCGCTCCCGGAGATGGACTCGCTCGAGTTGATCGGCTACGATCCTCAGACCTCAGGTGGCCTGCTCCTCGCCCTTACTCCTGAAGTAGCAGATCAGCTTCTTGAATCACTCCACCAGGCAGGCTACGTTCCAGAATGCCGTGTCATCGGCCGGGTAGAAGCAGGAAATCCCGGGGTAATCTTTCTGAGCTGA
- the groES gene encoding co-chaperone GroES — translation MKIRPLNDRILVKRLEGEEKTAGGIIIPDSAKEKPAEGEIVAVGPGKQKETGERVAMDVAVGDRVLFSKYGGTEVKLDGEDFLIMREDDILGVVQA, via the coding sequence ATGAAAATTCGTCCGTTGAATGACCGTATCCTGGTCAAACGATTGGAAGGAGAGGAGAAAACTGCTGGCGGTATTATCATCCCGGACTCTGCCAAGGAAAAACCGGCAGAGGGCGAGATTGTAGCCGTTGGCCCCGGTAAACAAAAAGAGACCGGTGAACGTGTAGCCATGGATGTGGCTGTCGGAGATCGTGTGCTCTTCTCCAAATACGGTGGAACCGAAGTTAAACTGGACGGCGAAGATTTTCTCATCATGCGCGAGGATGACATCCTTGGCGTTGTTCAGGCTTAA
- a CDS encoding cytochrome ubiquinol oxidase subunit I, with product MNYPVWQLASTAGGLWIILIAVFHVYISHFAVGGGLFLVFAERKAAREKSQAMLEYVRGHAKFFLLLTMVAGSITGVGIWFIIALLNPDATSILIHTFVFAWAMEWVFFLLEIVSLFLYAYTFGRMVGWKHRLLGWIYFFSAWMSLFLINGIIDFMLTPGSWPQDGNVFSGFFNPSFWPSLAFRTFLSLIIAGLFGLVTATWLKERDLRNSMVRFSARWLLVPFALFVASAWWYRLALPLEVQELIFTRMPSMQPFIGGMLYATPVLFFAGLLCVFHLPPLFSRLLALGLLVVGQLYIGCFEFIREGGRRPFIIYDVMYSTSILTKDMDRIHELGLLSQAKWVAHRQIAPENIHEAGHEVYNLLCLSCHAIDGPVRDIKKLAAPYTPSGLDAMISGMHVLHPSMPPFAGTAQERSALASFIAEKLVGRHDLPPVQLPEKHVALPDFNADNNAYLLSVWSPVGMNHVAEIEGVLSLLPPKIELRAQLLERGELPEIISEDVLVSYKLEGADAGTLNGEMESRDDYFIAENINYNPTGAGGFAPYPVLVVTARDTEGTILATTKVVLPVSTEIGCSTCHGSSPELGQQAGLGRATAWNILAMHDQLSGTDLAGRAHKGEMIRCRDCHADSRFEAQGDGRSLNLSAAMHGFHANYLRGRGEEACGFCHPSGLTGATRMFRDIHTAFGLDCTSCHDVLEDQALGLLKKEFQAGKEQARTLIQRLPAQAVSSVEAIRPRAPWGQQPDCLHCHVGFEQPETDALVQAFTEKSESLYHNRTDESGRIFCATCHSSPHAVYPADNPYGDMLDVLQPLQYQKNRFPLAANENCQLCHTIEMEDEMHHPNSLRAFRNE from the coding sequence ATGAATTATCCTGTCTGGCAGCTTGCAAGCACGGCTGGCGGTTTGTGGATTATCCTCATCGCTGTCTTCCATGTCTACATTTCCCACTTTGCCGTTGGTGGTGGCCTGTTTCTAGTCTTTGCCGAGCGTAAGGCTGCACGCGAAAAAAGTCAGGCCATGCTTGAGTATGTTCGGGGGCATGCCAAGTTCTTTCTCCTGCTGACCATGGTGGCCGGTTCCATTACCGGCGTGGGCATCTGGTTCATTATCGCCTTATTGAACCCGGACGCCACTTCAATCCTGATTCACACCTTTGTCTTTGCCTGGGCCATGGAGTGGGTCTTTTTCCTTTTGGAGATAGTCTCCCTCTTCCTTTATGCCTATACCTTTGGTCGCATGGTGGGGTGGAAGCATCGGCTTCTGGGCTGGATTTATTTTTTCTCAGCCTGGATGTCGCTGTTTCTCATCAACGGCATCATTGATTTCATGTTGACTCCGGGGAGTTGGCCTCAGGATGGCAATGTTTTCTCCGGATTTTTTAATCCCAGTTTTTGGCCTTCTCTTGCCTTTCGCACCTTCTTAAGTCTAATTATTGCCGGACTTTTTGGTCTGGTTACCGCGACCTGGCTCAAAGAACGTGACCTGCGTAACTCCATGGTCCGTTTTTCTGCTCGTTGGCTTCTGGTCCCCTTCGCCCTGTTTGTGGCTTCAGCCTGGTGGTACCGTTTGGCGCTGCCGCTTGAGGTGCAGGAGTTGATTTTCACCCGCATGCCATCCATGCAGCCCTTTATCGGTGGCATGCTGTACGCGACGCCTGTTCTTTTTTTTGCGGGACTATTGTGTGTGTTTCATCTCCCCCCTTTGTTCAGTCGTCTGTTGGCCCTTGGACTGCTTGTGGTGGGGCAGCTCTATATTGGTTGTTTTGAATTTATCCGTGAAGGGGGGCGACGTCCCTTTATCATCTACGATGTGATGTATTCGACCTCGATTCTGACAAAGGATATGGATCGGATTCACGAGTTAGGGCTTCTTTCGCAGGCTAAATGGGTTGCGCATCGACAGATTGCTCCAGAGAATATTCACGAGGCAGGCCACGAGGTATACAATCTCCTCTGCCTTTCCTGCCATGCCATTGATGGTCCGGTGCGGGATATTAAAAAGTTGGCGGCTCCCTACACTCCCAGTGGCTTGGATGCCATGATCAGTGGGATGCATGTATTGCATCCGTCCATGCCACCCTTTGCCGGAACGGCCCAGGAGCGGAGTGCACTGGCGAGCTTCATTGCTGAAAAGCTGGTTGGCCGTCATGATTTGCCTCCCGTCCAGCTGCCGGAAAAGCATGTTGCCTTGCCTGATTTTAATGCGGACAACAATGCGTATCTGCTTTCAGTCTGGAGTCCTGTGGGGATGAATCATGTAGCTGAAATTGAGGGAGTGCTCTCGCTACTCCCACCCAAGATCGAGTTGCGTGCGCAGCTTCTAGAGCGTGGAGAATTACCGGAAATTATCAGCGAAGATGTATTGGTGAGTTACAAGCTTGAAGGGGCTGATGCCGGAACCCTCAACGGTGAGATGGAGTCCCGTGATGATTATTTTATTGCGGAGAATATTAACTATAATCCCACAGGGGCGGGTGGTTTTGCCCCCTATCCGGTGTTGGTTGTTACCGCCCGCGATACGGAAGGGACAATCCTGGCCACAACCAAGGTTGTCTTGCCTGTCTCCACCGAGATCGGTTGTTCCACCTGCCACGGCAGTTCTCCGGAACTAGGGCAACAGGCTGGGCTTGGGCGTGCGACCGCATGGAATATTCTTGCCATGCATGACCAGCTCAGTGGGACAGATCTTGCCGGGCGGGCGCACAAGGGAGAGATGATCCGCTGTCGGGATTGCCATGCAGACAGTCGCTTTGAGGCTCAAGGGGACGGGCGGTCGTTGAATCTCTCTGCGGCCATGCATGGATTTCATGCAAACTATTTACGGGGCAGAGGAGAGGAGGCCTGTGGTTTTTGTCATCCCTCAGGACTAACCGGTGCAACCCGAATGTTTCGTGATATTCATACTGCCTTTGGCCTTGATTGCACCAGTTGCCATGATGTGCTTGAAGATCAGGCGCTGGGATTGTTGAAAAAAGAATTCCAGGCAGGCAAAGAGCAGGCTCGTACCTTGATACAGCGGCTGCCTGCCCAGGCGGTCAGTTCTGTGGAGGCCATACGCCCCCGTGCCCCTTGGGGACAGCAACCTGATTGTTTGCATTGCCATGTTGGATTTGAGCAACCAGAGACGGACGCTCTTGTTCAGGCTTTTACAGAGAAGAGTGAGAGCTTGTATCATAATCGCACCGATGAAAGCGGACGCATTTTTTGCGCAACCTGTCATTCCAGCCCCCATGCGGTGTATCCGGCGGATAATCCGTATGGAGACATGCTCGACGTGCTTCAACCCCTGCAGTACCAGAAAAATCGATTTCCCCTGGCAGCCAATGAAAATTGCCAGCTCTGCCACACCATAGAGATGGAGGACGAGATGCACCATCCCAACTCATTGCGAGCATTTCGCAATGAATAA
- a CDS encoding site-specific integrase — protein sequence MEAYLIKNAIGIYQFRRFVPQDLVVIVGKRELRRSLKTRCSRQAAHLCRMYAVECENYFRFLREQMSKKSEFDSWAALSHPKPLPPYAVIKNNQITVDPRFQELEDRIKASLAQNADAGAIVQPPSGSVETVFMSKIFTEYLKDRTAHKWTDAATSEPYVDSCNLWLKIVGDRTLASYTYRDAEAFRDGLLRVPPRWLRDAKLRSKSFKQVSSMAGECMHPSTAREHMRRIANFFAFAMARGLTDKQIFTDVFVRVEHSSYESFTLEELQKLFSWENFGRFQRRNKPSHYWVPLIALHSGMRMGEIFFLTVESVKKSTDGFWYFDIAQNVKNAHSIRPVPIHSKLLELGFLEFVESKTERLFSEYKDHKGQAGVKFTDAFARYRASCFDAEPRTKVFHSFRHTVAETLQIATAKALNPFMYCRLLGHKTGQITVDTYGGDYDVQQLHEIIELLEFSDVLSSIPRYCDVSC from the coding sequence ATGGAAGCGTACCTTATCAAGAACGCAATCGGTATTTATCAATTTCGCCGCTTTGTTCCTCAAGATTTAGTTGTTATAGTTGGAAAGCGTGAGTTGCGGCGTAGTCTTAAGACGCGTTGTTCTCGGCAAGCTGCGCATTTGTGCCGCATGTATGCGGTCGAATGCGAGAACTATTTTCGATTCTTGCGAGAGCAGATGAGTAAAAAAAGCGAATTTGACAGCTGGGCGGCTCTTTCTCATCCAAAACCACTGCCGCCGTATGCCGTTATCAAAAACAATCAGATAACCGTTGACCCACGGTTCCAGGAGCTCGAAGATCGTATAAAAGCTTCCCTCGCACAAAACGCCGACGCGGGCGCAATCGTTCAACCTCCGAGCGGTTCCGTTGAAACGGTTTTCATGAGTAAAATCTTTACTGAATACTTAAAGGATCGTACTGCGCATAAGTGGACGGATGCAGCGACGAGTGAGCCGTACGTGGATTCATGTAATTTGTGGTTGAAGATTGTCGGTGATCGAACATTGGCGTCGTACACGTATCGAGATGCGGAGGCGTTTCGAGATGGTTTGTTGAGGGTGCCGCCGCGTTGGTTGCGAGATGCCAAGCTGCGTTCGAAGTCCTTTAAGCAAGTGAGTTCGATGGCTGGTGAATGCATGCATCCGTCGACGGCTCGTGAGCATATGCGGCGTATCGCGAATTTTTTTGCATTTGCGATGGCTAGAGGTTTGACGGACAAGCAGATTTTCACGGATGTGTTCGTCCGAGTCGAGCATTCGTCGTATGAGTCGTTTACGCTCGAGGAGCTTCAAAAGCTTTTTTCATGGGAGAATTTTGGGCGCTTCCAGCGGCGAAACAAGCCGTCGCATTATTGGGTTCCGTTGATTGCGTTGCATAGTGGCATGCGCATGGGGGAGATTTTTTTTCTCACGGTTGAGAGTGTGAAAAAGAGTACTGACGGATTTTGGTACTTTGATATTGCTCAGAATGTGAAGAATGCGCATTCGATACGACCGGTGCCGATACACTCGAAACTGCTTGAACTTGGATTTTTGGAGTTTGTTGAGTCGAAGACGGAGCGTTTGTTTTCTGAGTACAAAGACCACAAAGGACAGGCTGGAGTGAAATTTACGGATGCGTTTGCGAGGTATCGTGCGAGCTGTTTTGATGCTGAGCCTCGTACGAAAGTATTTCACAGCTTTCGTCATACCGTCGCAGAGACTCTACAGATTGCGACGGCGAAGGCATTGAATCCGTTTATGTATTGTCGGTTGCTTGGTCACAAAACTGGTCAAATCACCGTCGACACGTACGGCGGTGATTATGACGTTCAGCAGTTGCATGAAATAATTGAGTTGCTCGAATTTAGCGACGTGCTGTCATCGATACCGAGATATTGTGATGTTAGTTGCTGA
- the purF gene encoding amidophosphoribosyltransferase: MNTHVPEVDNLAKPKHECGICGVFGHQDAAKLVYFGLYALQHRGQESAGIVAGDGEKVNLHKAMGLVADVFSESTLQRLTGHLASGHVRYSTTGESNIINTQPFMATHKGLQISVAHNGNLVNSIALRRHLEQQGSIFQTTMDSEIVIHLMARHMDRGLQEAIKTTFSCIQGAYSLLLMTPDTMIAIRDPNGFRPLCLGVLDNGAHVVASETCALDLIEAEYIRDIEPGEALIINKDGLTSLFPWARAQKSYCIFEHVYFARPDSDVFGFNVYAARKRMGEILAREAQIEADFVMPFPDSGNYAAIGYSNASGIPLEMGMIRNHYVGRTFIQPTQSMRDFSVRVKLNPVRKLLTGKRVIIVEDSIVRGTTGRSRVQSLRRAGAAEVHMVVSCPPTRYACYYGIDFPSSSQLIAAGNTVEGICEYLGLDSLHYLSVEGLVEATGLPKEDFCLACFTAKYPIEPDKEFTKEAFSGCGC, from the coding sequence ATGAACACGCACGTACCAGAAGTTGACAATTTGGCCAAACCCAAGCATGAATGCGGCATCTGTGGTGTTTTTGGCCACCAGGATGCAGCAAAACTGGTGTACTTTGGCCTGTACGCTTTGCAACATCGTGGCCAGGAAAGCGCAGGCATCGTCGCTGGAGACGGTGAAAAGGTCAACCTCCATAAAGCCATGGGCCTTGTGGCTGATGTGTTCAGTGAGTCGACCCTGCAACGTTTGACCGGTCATCTGGCCTCTGGCCATGTTCGCTACTCCACCACCGGTGAGTCCAATATCATCAATACCCAGCCGTTTATGGCAACCCACAAGGGCTTGCAAATCTCTGTGGCCCATAACGGTAACCTGGTGAATTCCATCGCTTTAAGGCGTCATCTTGAGCAGCAGGGGTCAATTTTTCAGACCACCATGGATTCTGAAATTGTGATTCATCTCATGGCACGCCATATGGATCGTGGCCTGCAGGAGGCGATCAAAACCACCTTCTCTTGTATTCAGGGGGCATATTCTCTGCTCCTGATGACACCCGATACCATGATCGCCATTCGTGATCCCAATGGATTTCGCCCGCTCTGTCTGGGAGTGCTGGATAACGGAGCCCATGTGGTTGCTTCGGAGACCTGTGCTCTTGACCTGATTGAGGCCGAGTATATTCGTGATATCGAGCCTGGAGAAGCATTGATTATCAACAAAGATGGCCTGACCTCTCTCTTTCCCTGGGCTCGCGCTCAGAAGAGTTATTGTATTTTCGAACACGTCTACTTTGCTCGCCCGGACAGTGATGTTTTTGGATTCAACGTCTATGCAGCTCGTAAACGCATGGGAGAGATCCTCGCCCGTGAGGCACAGATCGAGGCGGATTTTGTCATGCCTTTTCCCGACTCGGGCAACTATGCGGCCATTGGCTATTCCAACGCCTCGGGCATTCCTTTGGAAATGGGCATGATCCGTAACCACTATGTTGGGCGGACCTTCATTCAACCGACCCAGTCCATGCGGGATTTTTCCGTGCGGGTGAAGCTCAATCCGGTTCGCAAACTGCTCACCGGTAAACGGGTGATTATTGTTGAGGACTCCATTGTTCGAGGAACAACGGGCAGGAGTCGGGTGCAGTCGCTACGGCGGGCGGGTGCCGCTGAGGTTCACATGGTGGTCAGCTGTCCTCCAACCCGCTATGCATGCTACTATGGCATTGACTTTCCCTCAAGTTCCCAGCTGATTGCCGCAGGCAATACGGTTGAGGGGATCTGTGAATACCTCGGTCTGGATTCTCTGCACTACCTCAGTGTCGAAGGATTGGTTGAGGCAACCGGTCTGCCCAAAGAAGATTTTTGCCTTGCCTGCTTTACTGCAAAGTACCCCATCGAGCCTGATAAGGAATTTACCAAGGAAGCATTTTCTGGCTGCGGCTGTTAA
- a CDS encoding M20/M25/M40 family metallo-hydrolase, producing MDVNRERLAANFTELCEIDSPSRKERRMLTRLQEIFTELGAREILEDDSASKTGSDCGNLIVRFDGELNLEPIFFSCHMDTVQPAEGVKVKRVGDLFTSAGETILGSDDKSGLAGCIEALRMVREQNIAVRPLELVITTCEEIGLIGAKALDPSLVLAKEGYALDSTGFAKVVTHAPALNRITITLQGVAAHAGLHPEWGVNALVLAGQALAKVPTGRIDGETTANFGTIQGGAASNIVPEKVVIEAEVRSHSMEKLASVTQEIEQVFRETVSAWSDPTGSAKGAPTVDVEVRQDFTAMKLGQDDAVLKRIAAAAKAVGIELSYEKAGGGSDANIFNGHGLATAIVATGMTNVHSTNEQVELQDMVDLSRLLVALLTETSC from the coding sequence ATGGACGTCAATAGAGAGAGACTGGCAGCGAATTTTACCGAACTTTGCGAGATCGATAGCCCTTCGCGTAAAGAACGTCGAATGCTGACCCGGTTGCAGGAAATTTTTACAGAACTCGGTGCCAGAGAAATTCTCGAGGATGACTCCGCAAGCAAGACTGGTTCTGACTGCGGTAACCTCATCGTCCGTTTTGATGGTGAGCTGAATCTGGAGCCTATCTTTTTTTCCTGCCACATGGATACGGTGCAGCCGGCAGAAGGGGTCAAGGTTAAACGTGTTGGCGACCTCTTTACCAGCGCTGGTGAAACTATTCTTGGCAGTGATGATAAATCCGGACTTGCTGGCTGCATCGAAGCGCTTCGCATGGTGCGGGAGCAGAATATTGCCGTCCGTCCCTTGGAGTTGGTCATCACCACCTGCGAGGAGATTGGCCTGATCGGTGCCAAGGCGCTGGATCCCAGTCTGGTACTGGCAAAAGAAGGATACGCTCTCGATTCTACTGGATTTGCCAAGGTGGTCACCCACGCCCCGGCCCTAAATCGGATCACCATCACTCTGCAGGGTGTGGCTGCCCATGCAGGGCTTCACCCTGAGTGGGGTGTCAACGCCCTGGTACTGGCCGGGCAGGCATTGGCCAAAGTCCCTACAGGTCGAATAGATGGTGAAACCACTGCAAACTTTGGGACAATTCAGGGCGGTGCGGCATCCAACATTGTTCCTGAGAAGGTGGTGATTGAAGCAGAGGTCCGCAGCCATTCCATGGAGAAGCTGGCTTCCGTCACCCAGGAAATTGAGCAGGTCTTTCGAGAAACCGTTAGCGCCTGGTCCGATCCCACAGGATCAGCCAAAGGGGCGCCAACCGTTGATGTTGAGGTCCGCCAAGATTTTACGGCCATGAAGTTGGGCCAGGATGATGCTGTGCTTAAAAGAATTGCCGCCGCTGCCAAGGCCGTGGGGATCGAGCTCAGTTATGAAAAAGCGGGTGGTGGGAGCGATGCCAATATTTTTAACGGACATGGCTTGGCGACCGCGATTGTGGCCACGGGGATGACCAATGTCCATTCAACCAATGAACAGGTTGAACTGCAGGATATGGTGGACCTGAGCCGGTTGCTGGTCGCCCTGCTCACCGAAACTTCCTGCTGA
- a CDS encoding branched-chain amino acid aminotransferase, producing MFNKELEVTLHKASADQMKQKPDQSNLGFGQIFTDHMFTMRWNRQDGWHKAAIEPYDNFIVDPAAMVFHYGQAIFEGMKAYRGKDDQIFLFRPADNLNRMNQSAVRMCMPRFPQDRVLQALRAMVYLDQEWVPGTEGASLYIRPTMIASEPALGLRPAEEYIFYIICCPVGAYYAEGFSPTKIYVEDEFVRAVPGGVGNAKTAGNYAASLKAQTKAHDKGYTQVLWLDAIEHRYVEEVGTSNIFFLIDDELITPPLEGSILPGITRDSVLQLARDWGYQVSERRITIDEVLAAGKAGTLKESFGTGTAAVISPVGEFCYKEQCVQINDGAAGVLAKRLYDELQAIQFGYQEDPHKWRVRVG from the coding sequence ATGTTCAACAAAGAACTCGAAGTAACGCTTCATAAGGCATCGGCTGACCAGATGAAACAAAAGCCGGATCAGTCAAATTTGGGTTTTGGTCAGATCTTCACCGACCACATGTTCACCATGCGCTGGAATCGGCAAGACGGCTGGCATAAAGCGGCAATCGAGCCCTACGATAATTTCATCGTGGATCCGGCAGCCATGGTTTTTCATTACGGCCAGGCTATCTTTGAGGGCATGAAGGCCTACCGGGGTAAAGACGATCAAATCTTTCTCTTTCGTCCTGCAGATAATCTCAATCGTATGAATCAGTCTGCTGTCCGGATGTGTATGCCGCGTTTTCCCCAGGATCGAGTTCTCCAGGCCCTGCGTGCCATGGTTTACCTGGATCAGGAGTGGGTTCCCGGAACAGAAGGGGCAAGCCTCTACATTCGTCCCACCATGATTGCCTCTGAGCCTGCACTTGGATTGCGCCCAGCTGAGGAATACATCTTTTATATTATTTGTTGTCCGGTTGGTGCCTATTATGCAGAAGGATTCAGCCCAACAAAGATTTATGTAGAGGATGAATTTGTTCGCGCAGTTCCCGGGGGCGTGGGCAATGCTAAAACCGCTGGTAACTATGCTGCAAGCCTCAAGGCGCAGACCAAGGCCCATGATAAGGGGTACACCCAGGTACTGTGGCTTGATGCGATTGAGCATCGGTATGTGGAAGAGGTGGGGACTTCCAATATCTTTTTCTTAATCGATGATGAATTGATCACGCCTCCGCTTGAGGGCTCTATTCTTCCTGGTATCACCCGCGACTCCGTACTGCAACTGGCCCGCGATTGGGGCTACCAGGTCAGTGAGCGTCGCATCACCATTGACGAGGTGCTGGCTGCTGGAAAAGCTGGAACCCTTAAAGAAAGTTTTGGTACCGGAACCGCAGCTGTGATCTCCCCCGTGGGCGAATTTTGTTATAAGGAACAGTGCGTGCAAATTAACGATGGTGCTGCCGGTGTTTTGGCCAAACGGCTCTATGATGAGCTGCAGGCGATTCAGTTCGGTTACCAGGAAGACCCGCACAAATGGCGGGTCCGTGTTGGTTGA